In the Leifsonia sp. 466MF genome, one interval contains:
- a CDS encoding helix-turn-helix transcriptional regulator: protein MSPEELQTLAHLRRARDLIDRDYAKPLDVPTMAARAYMSPAHFSRQFRAAYGETPYSYLMTRRIERAMALLRTGMSVTDACMAVGCTSLGSFSSKFSEIVGMTPTDYRAREHEAVRAMPDCIAKQRTRPVRARA from the coding sequence GTGTCACCGGAGGAGCTGCAGACGCTCGCGCACCTGCGCCGGGCCAGGGACCTCATCGACCGCGACTACGCGAAGCCGCTCGACGTCCCGACCATGGCCGCGCGCGCCTACATGTCGCCCGCACACTTCTCCCGCCAGTTCCGGGCCGCATACGGCGAGACGCCCTACAGCTACCTGATGACCCGGCGGATCGAGCGGGCGATGGCCCTGCTGCGCACCGGGATGTCGGTCACCGACGCCTGCATGGCGGTCGGCTGTACGTCGCTCGGGTCGTTCAGCTCGAAGTTCTCGGAGATCGTCGGGATGACACCGACCGACTACCGTGCCCGCGAGCACGAGGCGGTGCGAGCGATGCCGGACTGCATCGCCAAGCAGCGCACCCGGCCCGTCCGGGCGCGGGCCTGA
- a CDS encoding VOC family protein — translation MTVSLQYSQITVLDPEESLAFYRDALGLDVIQDVTSGDHRWVTLGVAGDDGAAVVLSDPHAGRSQADGDALAQLVVKGSLSPIVFRTDDLDTAFERVRASGAEVLQEPIDQPWGPRDCAFRDPSGNMVRILQSTPATQNA, via the coding sequence ATGACCGTTTCACTCCAGTACTCGCAGATCACCGTCCTCGACCCGGAGGAGTCGCTCGCGTTCTACCGCGACGCCCTCGGCCTCGACGTCATCCAGGACGTCACCTCCGGCGACCACCGCTGGGTCACCCTCGGGGTGGCCGGCGACGACGGCGCGGCCGTCGTGCTCAGCGACCCGCACGCGGGCCGCTCCCAGGCCGACGGCGACGCGCTCGCGCAGCTCGTCGTCAAGGGTTCCCTGAGCCCGATCGTCTTCCGCACCGACGACCTCGACACCGCTTTCGAGCGGGTGCGCGCCTCCGGCGCCGAGGTGCTCCAGGAGCCGATCGACCAGCCGTGGGGTCCCCGCGACTGCGCCTTCCGCGACCCGTCCGGCAACATGGTGCGCATCCTCCAGTCGACGCCCGCGACGCAGAACGCCTGA
- a CDS encoding sucrase ferredoxin encodes MTGLPPDLAGPARASAGHGTPGWLPCSDRALERHDPLAGTAGFGERWLLVEIESGWGRHAFFDSALDPALGARIVARAEEAGIRPLAIRRTRLRAPLRRDQTSWRWALVDSRPGRESINWGQVDDPAELLTLPLDGSSGEPSEAPIYAVCAHARHDQCCAVRGRPVVEALAAEHPELTWECSHLGGDRFAATMVVFPEGLLYGRVGAEDASRIVERHAEGRVVLELLRGRTSRSTIAQAAEAFARADTGDDRIGAFRPLAERPHPHGWTVELAHGRDRLTVEVGERLSEPLLSTCAATIAHPVREFVPVSVAHT; translated from the coding sequence GTGACCGGCCTTCCGCCGGATCTCGCCGGACCGGCGCGCGCATCCGCCGGGCATGGCACCCCCGGGTGGCTGCCCTGCAGCGATCGCGCCCTGGAGCGGCACGACCCGCTGGCCGGGACGGCCGGCTTCGGTGAGCGCTGGCTGCTGGTGGAGATCGAGAGCGGATGGGGTCGCCACGCGTTCTTCGACTCGGCGCTCGATCCCGCGCTCGGCGCCCGGATCGTCGCGCGGGCGGAGGAGGCGGGCATCCGTCCGCTGGCGATCCGGCGCACGCGGCTGCGCGCGCCGCTCCGCCGCGACCAGACCTCGTGGCGCTGGGCGCTGGTGGACTCGCGTCCCGGCCGCGAGAGCATCAACTGGGGGCAGGTCGACGACCCGGCCGAACTCCTGACTCTCCCGCTCGACGGGAGCTCCGGCGAGCCGAGCGAGGCGCCGATCTACGCGGTGTGCGCGCACGCTCGCCACGACCAGTGCTGCGCCGTGCGCGGACGCCCGGTGGTGGAGGCCCTGGCCGCCGAGCATCCCGAGCTGACGTGGGAGTGCTCCCATCTGGGCGGCGACCGGTTCGCCGCGACGATGGTCGTGTTTCCCGAGGGCCTCCTCTACGGTCGGGTCGGAGCCGAGGACGCGTCGCGCATCGTGGAGCGTCACGCGGAGGGCCGCGTGGTGCTGGAGCTGCTGCGCGGACGCACCAGCCGCAGCACCATCGCCCAGGCGGCGGAGGCGTTCGCCCGGGCCGACACCGGAGACGACCGCATCGGTGCGTTCCGGCCGCTGGCGGAGCGTCCGCATCCCCACGGCTGGACGGTGGAGCTCGCCCACGGTCGCGATCGCCTCACCGTGGAGGTGGGCGAGCGACTCTCTGAGCCCCTGCTGAGCACGTGCGCCGCGACGATCGCGCATCCGGTCCGGGAGTTCGTTCCGGTGTCGGTCGCCCACACCTGA
- a CDS encoding cupin domain-containing protein, whose amino-acid sequence MTTHERGPGDRPALSRCVPIGREEFATDHWGRKPLFTRASALPEDFSDLFSVDAVDELVSSRAIRTPFVRMAKEGSVLPPSRFTGPGGFGAEVGDQLDSAKVLAEFANGATLVLQGLHRTWPPIQEFARQLATELGHPAQVNAYITPASSRGFDPHYDVHDVFVLQIAGEKHWRIHEPVHVDPLRDQPWSDHRDAVAARAQEAPAIDETFRPGDVLYLPRGWIHSAEALGGVSVHLTIGVAAYTRHDVVREAVARAADAAALRSSLPLGFDPSDPAAIAPIVEETVDALIEALSDPSARSAVAAAVTDRLRRRQRSDTPPAAVRPLATIAVADELSVDSVVAARPGLGVDVTVEVETVTVRLPTKTVALPIAARAAVERLLDGSPVAVGELPLDERSAVVVARRLLREGIVILVSDPADAAFPDVDPADEAGVSSDGERSATADFGTATAT is encoded by the coding sequence ATGACGACCCACGAGCGCGGGCCGGGCGACCGGCCCGCGCTTTCGCGTTGCGTGCCGATCGGCCGCGAGGAGTTCGCGACCGATCACTGGGGCCGGAAGCCACTGTTCACCCGCGCGTCCGCGCTCCCGGAGGACTTCTCCGACCTCTTCAGCGTCGACGCCGTGGATGAGCTGGTCTCGTCCCGGGCGATCCGCACCCCGTTCGTCCGCATGGCGAAGGAGGGCTCCGTCCTCCCGCCGTCGCGGTTCACCGGCCCCGGCGGCTTCGGTGCGGAGGTAGGCGACCAACTCGACTCCGCGAAGGTGCTGGCCGAGTTCGCGAACGGCGCGACCCTCGTGCTCCAGGGGCTGCACCGCACCTGGCCGCCCATCCAGGAGTTCGCGCGACAGCTCGCCACCGAGCTCGGGCATCCCGCCCAGGTGAACGCGTACATCACGCCCGCGTCCTCCCGCGGCTTCGATCCGCATTACGACGTGCACGACGTGTTCGTGCTGCAGATCGCCGGGGAGAAGCACTGGCGCATCCACGAGCCGGTGCATGTGGACCCGCTGCGCGACCAGCCGTGGAGCGACCACCGCGACGCCGTCGCCGCCCGCGCCCAGGAGGCGCCGGCGATCGACGAGACGTTCCGCCCCGGCGACGTTCTCTACCTCCCGCGCGGGTGGATCCACTCGGCCGAGGCGCTCGGTGGCGTCTCGGTGCACCTGACCATCGGCGTCGCCGCGTACACCCGACACGACGTGGTGCGCGAGGCCGTGGCCCGAGCGGCGGACGCCGCCGCGCTGCGCAGCTCGCTTCCGCTCGGCTTCGACCCGTCCGACCCCGCGGCGATCGCACCCATCGTCGAGGAGACGGTGGATGCGCTGATCGAGGCACTCAGCGACCCGTCCGCCCGGTCCGCGGTCGCCGCCGCAGTGACGGACCGCCTGCGGCGCCGCCAGCGGTCGGACACCCCGCCCGCGGCCGTCCGGCCGCTGGCGACGATCGCGGTCGCCGACGAGCTGTCGGTCGACAGTGTGGTCGCCGCACGGCCCGGTCTCGGCGTCGACGTCACGGTGGAGGTGGAGACGGTCACCGTGCGGCTCCCGACCAAGACGGTCGCGCTGCCCATCGCCGCGCGAGCAGCGGTCGAGCGTCTGCTGGACGGGTCACCGGTCGCCGTGGGCGAACTGCCGCTCGACGAGCGCTCGGCGGTCGTCGTGGCGCGGAGGCTGCTGCGTGAGGGGATCGTCATTCTGGTGTCCGACCCGGCTGACGCCGCCTTCCCGGACGTCGACCCCGCCGACGAAGCGGGTGTCTCGAGCGACGGCGAGCGGAGCGCGACCGCCGACTTCGGGACCGCGACGGCGACGTGA
- a CDS encoding MetQ/NlpA family ABC transporter substrate-binding protein, translated as MSDATPSTPALPEKPKRSRTGLFVGIGIAVVAVIVAIVLVVVNLTGSGAATAKSVTVKIGTTEASSPYWAVLKKEAAKEGIDIQTVNFRDYTQANPALADGQLDLNLFQHLQFLANYDVQAKQNLVPIGATLVVPLPLYSTKHTSLEDIPQGGKIAIPNDPTNQARALLVLQKAGLLKLKNGGSTLATPADIDAAASKVTVIPVDAAQTAPALSSADGAIINNNYALTAGIDPKSALFQDDPKSETAEPYINAFVAREKDKDNPTYLKIAKLYHTKAVTDAVLAESKNTAVIVNRPESDLIGILDDLKKTIEAAQ; from the coding sequence ATGTCCGACGCCACCCCGTCCACCCCCGCGCTCCCGGAGAAGCCGAAGCGCTCCCGCACCGGCCTCTTCGTCGGCATCGGCATCGCCGTCGTCGCGGTGATCGTGGCCATCGTCCTCGTCGTCGTGAACCTCACGGGATCGGGGGCCGCCACCGCCAAGAGCGTCACGGTGAAGATCGGCACAACGGAGGCGTCCTCGCCGTACTGGGCCGTGCTGAAGAAGGAGGCGGCGAAGGAGGGCATCGACATCCAGACCGTCAACTTCCGCGACTACACGCAGGCGAACCCGGCGCTCGCCGACGGTCAGCTCGACCTGAACCTGTTCCAGCACCTGCAGTTCCTCGCCAACTACGACGTGCAGGCGAAGCAGAACCTGGTGCCGATCGGCGCGACCCTCGTCGTCCCGCTGCCGTTGTACTCGACCAAGCACACGAGCCTCGAAGACATCCCCCAGGGCGGCAAGATCGCCATCCCGAACGACCCGACCAACCAGGCGCGCGCCCTGCTGGTGCTGCAGAAGGCCGGGCTGCTGAAGCTGAAGAACGGCGGCAGCACCCTGGCCACCCCGGCCGACATCGACGCCGCCGCCTCGAAGGTCACCGTCATCCCGGTGGACGCCGCCCAGACGGCCCCGGCGCTCAGCTCGGCCGACGGCGCGATCATCAACAACAACTACGCCCTGACCGCGGGCATCGACCCGAAGTCGGCGCTGTTCCAGGACGACCCGAAGTCGGAGACCGCCGAGCCCTACATCAACGCCTTCGTCGCCCGCGAGAAGGACAAGGACAACCCGACCTACCTGAAGATCGCGAAGCTGTACCACACCAAGGCGGTGACGGATGCGGTGCTCGCCGAGTCGAAGAACACGGCGGTCATCGTCAACCGTCCCGAGTCCGACCTGATCGGCATCCTCGACGACCTGAAGAAGACCATCGAGGCGGCGCAGTAG
- a CDS encoding methionine ABC transporter ATP-binding protein, with the protein MPDTATAGPIIEFRGVTKSFGSGGAAVPAVDRLDLTIGRGEIFGIIGYSGAGKSTLVRLINALEHPTAGAVIVDGRDLTTMRERDLRQVRAGIGMIFQQFNLFRSRTVFGNVAYPLKVAGWPADKRKQRVAELLAFVGLTEKAWSYPDQLSGGQKQRVGIARALATNPDILLADEATSALDPETTSDVLALLKRVNRELGVTIVVITHEMEVVRSIADRVAVLDAGRVIEQGTVFEVFSDPQTPTARRFVGTVLRNQPAEADIERLRGKHSGRIVSARIHDDGRLGSVLSDAVGRHNVRFEIVYGGISALQGRSFGSLTLELLGEPGDVDALIAELRTVTEVEEVAA; encoded by the coding sequence GTGCCCGACACGGCCACCGCGGGTCCCATCATCGAGTTCCGCGGCGTCACCAAGAGCTTCGGCTCTGGCGGCGCCGCGGTTCCCGCCGTCGACCGGCTCGACCTCACGATCGGCCGCGGCGAGATCTTCGGGATCATCGGCTACTCCGGCGCGGGCAAGAGCACCCTGGTCCGGCTGATCAACGCGCTGGAGCATCCCACCGCGGGGGCCGTGATCGTCGACGGACGCGACCTGACGACCATGCGGGAACGCGACCTGCGACAGGTCCGCGCCGGCATCGGCATGATCTTCCAGCAGTTCAACCTGTTCCGCTCGCGCACCGTCTTCGGCAACGTCGCCTACCCGCTCAAGGTGGCCGGGTGGCCGGCCGACAAGCGCAAGCAGCGGGTCGCCGAGCTGCTCGCCTTCGTCGGCCTCACCGAGAAGGCGTGGAGCTACCCCGACCAGCTCTCCGGCGGCCAGAAGCAGCGCGTCGGCATCGCCCGCGCGCTCGCGACGAACCCCGACATCCTGCTCGCCGACGAGGCCACCAGCGCTCTCGACCCCGAGACCACGTCCGACGTGCTCGCCCTGCTGAAGCGGGTCAACCGCGAACTCGGCGTCACCATCGTCGTGATCACGCACGAGATGGAGGTCGTGCGCTCGATCGCTGACCGCGTCGCGGTGCTCGACGCCGGCCGGGTGATCGAGCAGGGCACGGTGTTCGAGGTCTTCTCCGACCCGCAGACGCCGACGGCCCGGCGGTTCGTGGGGACGGTGCTGCGCAACCAGCCCGCCGAGGCGGACATCGAGCGCCTCCGCGGCAAGCACTCCGGGCGGATCGTCTCGGCGCGCATCCACGACGACGGCCGCCTCGGATCGGTGCTGTCAGACGCGGTAGGCCGCCACAACGTGCGCTTCGAGATCGTCTACGGCGGCATCTCCGCGCTGCAGGGCCGATCGTTCGGCAGCCTCACGCTGGAGCTCCTCGGCGAGCCGGGCGACGTGGATGCGCTGATCGCCGAGCTCCGCACGGTGACCGAGGTCGAGGAGGTGGCCGCATGA
- a CDS encoding methionine ABC transporter permease, with product MTDWSTLWPVYLESIGQTLWMVVATLVLGGILGLALGVLLYTTRRGGLLQNRALFTVLNVVVNFIRPIPFIIFMTAIAPLTQLVLGTFLGTPAAIFPMTIAATFGISRIVEQNLVTIEPGVIEAARAMGSSPWRIITTLLIPEALGPLILGYTFIFVAIVDLSAIAGSIGGGGLGDFAISYGYQRYNWAVTWIAVITIVVLVQAAQFLGNWLARKALRR from the coding sequence ATGACCGACTGGTCGACCCTGTGGCCGGTGTACCTGGAGTCCATCGGCCAGACGCTGTGGATGGTCGTCGCCACCCTGGTGCTCGGCGGCATCCTCGGACTCGCGCTCGGCGTCCTGCTCTACACGACGCGGCGCGGCGGACTGCTCCAGAACCGGGCGCTCTTCACCGTGCTGAACGTCGTCGTCAACTTCATCCGGCCGATCCCGTTCATCATCTTCATGACCGCGATCGCGCCGCTGACGCAGCTGGTGCTCGGCACGTTCCTGGGCACCCCGGCGGCGATCTTCCCGATGACGATCGCGGCGACCTTCGGCATCTCTCGGATCGTGGAGCAGAACCTCGTCACCATCGAGCCGGGCGTCATCGAGGCGGCGCGGGCGATGGGGTCGAGCCCGTGGCGGATCATCACGACGCTGCTCATCCCCGAGGCGCTCGGCCCGCTCATCCTCGGCTACACGTTCATCTTCGTCGCGATCGTCGACCTGTCCGCCATCGCCGGCAGCATCGGCGGCGGAGGTTTGGGCGACTTCGCGATCTCGTACGGGTACCAGCGCTACAACTGGGCGGTGACGTGGATCGCGGTCATCACGATCGTCGTGCTGGTGCAGGCGGCGCAGTTCCTCGGCAACTGGCTGGCGCGCAAGGCGCTGCGGCGCTGA
- a CDS encoding citrate synthase → MQHIVNVDRINMDALPRLTADQTAERLGVKLETLYAYVARGRLGRERTAEGSTFDPLEVERFAANRRRRPSADGGHSEGRPLMVIETAFALIEDGELRYRGRPVDELAAEPFETVARWALTGKWDAAARFAPGTGVDAARAVARALPAAAGDRDRQLVAVSAFAASDPLRASLDPAAVASAAERLVAGMVEVLAPRRSIDQGPTDAPSNANGQPDLASRLFARLSPAAPSANDIRLFNAALVLLLDHDIAVSTLAARAAASARATPYGVVVAGLGALDSPLHGNASRAAHQLLARVVAGEDPARAVADAVVATHGPVPGFGQPLYPAGDPRARILLGMLADEPRHAAVTAAVEAVGDVVRERTGAHPNVDLALGALTLATGMRDDAGEVVFATARTVGWIVHALDEYAQRPLRLRPVGRYVGP, encoded by the coding sequence ATGCAACACATCGTCAACGTTGATCGGATCAATATGGATGCGCTCCCCCGCCTCACCGCCGACCAGACCGCCGAGCGGCTCGGCGTGAAGCTGGAGACCCTGTACGCGTACGTCGCGCGCGGTCGGCTCGGACGCGAACGCACCGCGGAGGGCTCGACCTTCGACCCTCTGGAGGTCGAGCGCTTCGCGGCGAACAGGCGCCGCCGTCCCTCCGCCGACGGCGGCCACTCCGAGGGTCGCCCGTTGATGGTGATCGAGACCGCCTTCGCCCTCATCGAGGACGGCGAGCTGCGCTATCGCGGCCGTCCCGTCGACGAGCTCGCCGCCGAGCCGTTCGAGACCGTCGCGCGCTGGGCGCTCACCGGTAAATGGGATGCGGCGGCGCGATTCGCTCCCGGAACCGGCGTCGACGCTGCGCGGGCCGTGGCCCGCGCCCTCCCCGCTGCGGCCGGCGACCGCGACCGCCAGCTGGTCGCGGTGAGCGCCTTCGCGGCTTCCGACCCGCTGCGCGCCTCCCTCGACCCGGCCGCCGTGGCATCCGCCGCCGAGCGCCTGGTCGCCGGGATGGTGGAGGTGCTCGCGCCGAGGCGGAGCATCGACCAGGGGCCGACCGATGCGCCATCGAACGCGAATGGCCAGCCCGACCTCGCCTCCCGCCTGTTCGCACGGCTCTCCCCCGCGGCGCCGTCGGCCAACGACATCCGGCTGTTCAACGCCGCCCTCGTTCTGCTCCTCGACCACGACATCGCCGTCTCCACGCTCGCTGCTCGCGCCGCGGCGTCGGCCCGCGCCACCCCGTACGGCGTGGTCGTCGCGGGACTCGGCGCGCTCGACTCGCCGCTGCACGGCAACGCCAGCCGGGCGGCGCACCAGCTTCTGGCGCGCGTCGTCGCCGGTGAGGACCCGGCCCGCGCGGTCGCCGACGCCGTGGTCGCAACGCACGGACCCGTTCCGGGATTCGGCCAGCCGTTGTACCCGGCGGGCGATCCGCGGGCGCGCATCCTGCTCGGGATGCTGGCCGACGAGCCGCGCCATGCTGCCGTCACTGCCGCGGTGGAGGCCGTCGGCGACGTGGTCCGCGAGCGCACCGGCGCGCATCCCAACGTCGACCTCGCCCTCGGCGCCCTCACCCTCGCGACGGGGATGCGCGACGACGCCGGCGAGGTCGTGTTCGCCACGGCCCGCACCGTCGGCTGGATCGTGCACGCCCTCGACGAGTACGCACAGCGGCCGTTGCGGCTGCGGCCGGTCGGCCGTTACGTCGGCCCGTGA
- a CDS encoding citrate synthase — translation MDRMDDTLIDVPRGLTNVVAARTELGDVRGHEGFYHYRQYSAVDLARERTFEEAWHLLLFGSLPTPAELEAFRARIVAARSVPSEVRDLLPAIARLTAGGDALAGLRMALTAVAAADGARPLYDESPEARVEDAIRTAAVTPVLLAALHALAEGREPLEPRDDLGYVAGYLQLVTGREPTPQEERALSAYMTAAIDHGFNASTFTARVIASTGADLASAVGGALGALSGPLHGGAPSRALDTLDEIGTPDRTDEWVRRTLSEGGRVMGFGHAVYRTEDPRSRMLREFAEGFGGPRVEFAVQVERRVQELLAELKPGRELHTNVEFYAGVVMELCGIPRSMFTPTFAAARVVGWTAHILEQAADGKILRPSSRYVGPAAPEPLPAREAAVH, via the coding sequence ATGGACAGGATGGATGACACCCTCATCGACGTTCCCCGCGGCCTCACCAACGTGGTCGCGGCGCGGACGGAGCTCGGCGATGTGCGCGGTCACGAAGGCTTCTACCACTACCGGCAGTACTCGGCCGTCGACCTGGCGCGCGAGCGGACGTTCGAGGAGGCGTGGCACCTGCTGCTCTTCGGGTCGCTGCCGACCCCGGCGGAGCTGGAGGCGTTCCGCGCGCGCATCGTGGCGGCCCGGTCGGTCCCGTCCGAGGTGCGCGACCTGCTCCCGGCGATCGCCCGGTTGACAGCGGGCGGGGACGCGCTGGCCGGTCTGCGCATGGCTCTCACCGCGGTTGCCGCGGCCGACGGGGCGCGTCCGCTGTACGACGAGAGCCCGGAGGCGCGGGTGGAGGACGCCATCCGCACGGCCGCGGTCACGCCCGTCCTGCTCGCCGCGCTCCACGCGCTCGCGGAAGGACGTGAGCCGCTCGAACCCCGGGACGACCTGGGATACGTCGCCGGGTACCTCCAGCTGGTGACGGGTCGCGAACCGACGCCGCAGGAGGAGCGCGCGCTGAGCGCGTACATGACCGCGGCGATCGACCACGGGTTCAATGCCTCCACATTCACCGCCCGCGTGATCGCGTCGACCGGGGCGGATCTCGCGTCGGCGGTCGGCGGGGCGCTAGGCGCGCTGTCCGGGCCCCTGCACGGCGGCGCGCCGAGCCGAGCCTTGGACACGCTGGATGAGATCGGCACGCCGGACCGGACGGACGAGTGGGTGCGGCGCACGCTCTCGGAGGGTGGCCGCGTGATGGGGTTCGGGCATGCGGTGTACCGCACGGAGGATCCGCGTTCGCGCATGCTGCGCGAGTTCGCCGAGGGTTTCGGCGGCCCGCGGGTCGAGTTCGCGGTGCAGGTCGAGCGGCGGGTGCAGGAGCTCCTCGCGGAGCTGAAGCCCGGGCGGGAGCTGCACACGAACGTGGAGTTCTACGCGGGCGTCGTGATGGAGCTCTGCGGCATCCCCCGGTCGATGTTCACGCCGACGTTCGCCGCCGCGCGGGTGGTGGGATGGACGGCGCACATCCTGGAGCAGGCGGCCGACGGGAAGATCCTGCGGCCGTCGTCGCGGTACGTCGGCCCGGCGGCACCCGAGCCGCTTCCGGCGCGGGAGGCCGCCGTTCACTGA
- a CDS encoding mycothiol transferase produces the protein MTASSELLIDAFDRIAGVVRSTVRGLDAETLGGRVDPDANSIAWLVWHLTRVQDDHVSEVAGRAQAWTEEGWAERFALPFDVSDTGYGHSSDDVAQLADVSATDLVGYHEGVHARTEEFVRTLTDDDLARVVDRQWDPPVTLAVRLVSVISDDLQHAGQAAYVKGVLQRRG, from the coding sequence GTGACCGCGAGCAGTGAGCTTCTGATCGATGCATTCGACCGGATCGCGGGGGTGGTGCGCAGCACCGTCCGCGGATTGGACGCCGAGACCTTGGGAGGCCGGGTCGACCCGGACGCGAACTCGATCGCGTGGCTGGTCTGGCATCTGACCCGGGTGCAGGACGATCACGTCTCCGAGGTCGCCGGCCGTGCCCAGGCGTGGACGGAGGAGGGATGGGCGGAGCGCTTCGCCCTGCCGTTCGACGTCTCCGACACCGGGTACGGCCACAGCTCCGACGATGTCGCGCAGCTCGCCGACGTGAGCGCGACCGACCTGGTCGGGTATCACGAAGGGGTGCACGCACGTACCGAGGAGTTCGTCCGAACGCTCACCGACGACGATCTCGCCCGCGTCGTCGACCGGCAGTGGGATCCGCCGGTCACGCTGGCGGTGCGGTTGGTCAGCGTGATCTCGGACGACCTGCAGCACGCCGGCCAGGCCGCGTATGTGAAGGGCGTGCTCCAGCGCCGCGGCTGA
- a CDS encoding bifunctional phosphatase PAP2/diacylglycerol kinase family protein, translating to MAASRRRTRSRTSRRAPRRLSLPARLKRWDARVASRINARTTGAVSDGFWRGLTLAANHGKLWFAAAAVLVALGRPRAAVRGLASLGIASFVANLVGKRLVGGDRPALTSIPLARRLERSPTSPSFPSGHTASAAAFATGAALEWPAAGALLAPLAAGVGYSRLHTGAHWLSDVAGGAAIGAGAAVALKLAAPAVKTAARRDPPTARMIDLPAIDTGDGVFIVVNPGSGRGLGGPEPGPLLRKRLPQADIHELADGDDIGEVIEGRLGAETPPRVLGVYGGDGTVAAVAQRARAADLPLLVFPGGTFNHFAKAALLDTVDATLQALADGSGRQVDVADLTFGTGETITVLNTASVGIYPSFVEEREKHEKRLGKPIAALIAAIRVVRRGDPLQIEIDGRPRTVWSVFVGVDRYYPVAVAPIERRRLDDHLLDVRILFAGGKPRSRGAVALAFGGRTDALVARLPFLQGPPALEARTVEEITIAARGDDPGYAHDGEASTETPGDPRKITLRMRPAGLKVYSPKA from the coding sequence ATGGCAGCATCCCGTCGTCGCACCCGATCGCGCACCTCGCGCCGCGCTCCCCGTCGCCTCTCGCTCCCCGCCCGCCTCAAGAGGTGGGATGCGAGGGTCGCGTCACGCATCAACGCGCGCACGACGGGCGCGGTGTCGGACGGGTTCTGGCGCGGCCTCACACTCGCGGCCAACCACGGCAAGTTGTGGTTCGCCGCGGCGGCCGTCCTGGTCGCCCTGGGCCGCCCGCGGGCGGCGGTGCGGGGGCTCGCCTCGCTCGGCATCGCCAGCTTCGTCGCCAACCTGGTCGGCAAGCGACTGGTCGGCGGCGACCGGCCGGCGCTCACGTCCATCCCGCTCGCGCGTCGGCTGGAGCGCTCCCCCACCTCGCCGTCGTTCCCGTCGGGCCACACGGCGAGCGCCGCCGCCTTCGCGACCGGGGCGGCGCTGGAGTGGCCCGCGGCCGGCGCGCTGCTCGCGCCACTGGCCGCGGGCGTCGGATACTCGCGCCTGCACACCGGAGCACACTGGCTGTCCGACGTCGCCGGGGGCGCGGCGATCGGCGCGGGGGCCGCCGTCGCGCTGAAGCTCGCCGCCCCGGCGGTGAAGACCGCCGCGCGCCGCGACCCGCCCACGGCACGCATGATCGACCTCCCGGCGATCGACACCGGCGATGGCGTGTTCATCGTGGTGAACCCGGGCTCCGGTCGCGGGCTCGGCGGCCCGGAGCCAGGGCCGCTGTTGCGGAAAAGGCTGCCGCAGGCCGACATCCACGAGCTGGCGGACGGCGACGACATCGGCGAGGTGATCGAGGGCCGGCTCGGTGCGGAGACGCCGCCGCGCGTGCTCGGCGTCTACGGCGGTGACGGCACGGTCGCGGCGGTCGCCCAACGCGCTCGGGCCGCGGACCTCCCGCTCCTGGTGTTCCCAGGAGGGACGTTCAACCACTTCGCGAAGGCCGCCCTGCTCGACACCGTCGACGCGACGCTGCAGGCGCTGGCCGACGGGTCCGGCCGCCAGGTCGACGTCGCAGACCTGACCTTCGGCACCGGCGAGACGATCACCGTGCTGAACACGGCCTCGGTCGGCATCTACCCGTCGTTCGTCGAAGAGCGCGAGAAGCACGAGAAGCGGCTCGGCAAGCCGATCGCGGCGCTGATCGCGGCGATCCGGGTCGTCCGCCGCGGCGATCCCCTGCAGATCGAGATCGACGGGCGACCGCGAACGGTCTGGTCGGTGTTCGTCGGCGTGGACCGGTACTACCCGGTCGCGGTCGCGCCGATCGAGCGGCGGCGGCTCGACGACCACCTGCTCGACGTGCGCATCCTGTTCGCCGGCGGGAAGCCGCGATCCCGCGGCGCGGTCGCCCTCGCCTTCGGCGGCAGGACCGACGCCCTGGTCGCCCGGCTGCCGTTCCTGCAGGGGCCGCCCGCGCTCGAGGCGCGGACCGTCGAGGAGATCACCATCGCGGCGCGGGGCGACGACCCGGGCTACGCGCACGACGGTGAGGCGTCGACCGAGACACCCGGCGACCCCCGGAAGATCACCCTCCGGATGCGGCCGGCGGGCCTGAAGGTGTACTCGCCGAAGGCGTGA